The following proteins come from a genomic window of Amyelois transitella isolate CPQ chromosome 24, ilAmyTran1.1, whole genome shotgun sequence:
- the LOC106137581 gene encoding coactosin-like protein has product MAEGLEYETIVQNGPKKVTMTTGLDRETIRSAYEDVRSDGTPTEWAVFKFEGARIVCSARGSDFTEFRTQFSDDERAFGYLRLQMGDEMSKRRKFLFVTWVGPNVSVINRAKMSTDKAIIKDIISNFAVELQLESQAEIDIDQFKDTLNRAGGANYGTGIRDL; this is encoded by the exons GTAACAATGACCACTGGCCTGGACCGGGAGACGATACGCTCAGCTTACGAAGATGTAAGATCAGACGGAACTCCAACTGAATG GGCGGTGTTCAAATTCGAGGGCGCGCGCATCGTGTGCTCGGCGCGCGGGAGTGACTTCACCGAGTTCCGGACGCAGTTCTCAGACGACGAGCGCGCCTTCGGATACCTCAG gCTGCAAATGGGCGACGAGATGTCGAAACGTCGGAAGTTCTTGTTCGTGACGTGGGTGGGTCCCAACGTGTCAGTCATCAACCGAGCCAAGATGTCCACGGACAAGGCCATCATCAAGGACATCATATCA aacTTTGCTGTGGAACTTCAACTGGAAAGCCAAGCTGAAATAGACATCGATCAGTTCAAAGATACGTTGAACAGAGCCGGCGGAGCGAACTATGGCACTGGAATCCGAGATTTATGA
- the LOC106137580 gene encoding origin recognition complex subunit 5: protein MEEVLAKIPCREAQLNELHNLFGDHDEPLPCSLFLCGNMGTGKSVCIETILRLLCYRHVVIDCIECYSPKIMYEMILSGLGCDDLEVKCETMLDFTNALNRIGDTATKYAPIVLVFDRAERLRSMDQSIMCAMLRLRELCNLNICTVFVSHLVYDNFTFKMGVREPITIYFPNYNKEELFKIIFLHQKSFICYLLSNHEVEDEIKSELEKPELFANFLNAFLSVFYRPCRDLIELQHMAKVNFVKYCEPIIKCEIQAQDLTKLWRHISPILKTSLELLYLRISTANPNKLSPGKENSDLPQSYNFENTLKDELTSTKTFAQSFELPYYAKFLLIAAYLASYNPPKEDKRLFMKNHGKQRKRLQQVKAKAKISEKLNTQLGPKMFTLDRLLAIFYAILEDKIGLTSNLLAQIATLVELKLIAGSKEIDLDVSKYKCIVGYDFICAVAQTVSFNVRKYLYDFM from the coding sequence atggaagaagtCCTAGCTAAAATACCTTGTAGAGAAGCTCAATTAAACGaattacacaatttatttGGTGATCATGATGAACCATTACCGTGCTCCTTGTTTTTATGTGGTAACATGGGGACCGGCAAAAGTGTCTGTATAGAAACAATTTTACGGCTTTTATGCTACAGACATGTAGTTATTGACTGCATAGAGTGTTATTCGCCTAAAATCATGTACGAGATGATTTTATCTGGCCTTGGATGTGATGATTTAGAAGTAAAATGTGAAACTATGCTGGATTTCACAAACGCTTTGAACCGCATTGGTGATACCGCTACAAAGTACGCGCCTATTGTATTGGTATTCGACAGAGCTGAAAGACTGCGTAGTATGGACCAGAGCATCATGTGCGCCATGCTAAGACTGAGAGAACTATGCAACTTAAACATTTGCACTGTGTTTGTCAGCCATTTAGTGTACGACAATTTTACCTTCAAAATGGGAGTGCGTGAACCCATCACTATATATTTTCCTAATTACAACAAAGAGgagttatttaaaatcatatttttacatcAAAAGTCCTTCATATGCTATTTACTTAGCAATCACGAAGTTGAAGATGAAATAAAGAGTGAACTTGAGAAGCCCGAGTTGTTTGCTAATTTCCTTAATGCATTTCTGAGTGTTTTCTACCGTCCATGTCGTGATCTCATCGAACTACAACATATGGCCAAAgttaattttgtgaaatactgtgaaccaataataaaatgtgaaattcAAGCACAGGACTTGACCAAACTGTGGAGGCACATATCACCgatattaaaaacaagttTGGAATTACTATACCTGAGAATAAGCACAGCCAACCCAAACAAATTGTCACCAGGAAAGGAAAACAGCGACTTACCGCAATCATATAATTTCGAAAATACCTTAAAAGACGAATTGACATCAACCAAAACTTTTGCACAGAGCTTTGAACTGCCTTACTATGCAAAATTTTTACTAATAGCAGCGTACTTAGCTAGCTACAATCCACCAAAAGAAGACAAGAGATTGTTCATGAAGAATCACGGGAAACAGCGTAAGAGGTTACAACAAGTGAAAGCAAAAGCGAAAATTAGTGAAAAACTTAATACACAACTCGGACCTAAAATGTTCACCTTGGACCGTTTGCTTGCAATATTTTACGCAATACTCGAAGACAAAATCGGGTTGACGAGTAACCTGCTGGCTCAGATTGCGACATTGGTGGAACTGAAATTGATTGCAGGTAGCAAGGAGATCGATTTGGACGTGTCAAAGTATAAATGTATTGTTGGTTACGATTTCATTTGTGCAGTTGCTCAAACTGTCAGTTTTAATGTAAGGAAGTATCTGTATGATTTCATGTAA